CCATCTTTTGTAAGAGAAACGTCAGTTTCCATCATAACTGATGAATCTATGCTATAAGCATTATAAAAGGCTTCAAGCGTGTTATCAGGAAACTCTTTATTTCCTCCTCCATGAGCAATTAAGAGCGGTTTTGATTCTTCAGAAATAACTAATGGGTTTACAGCTGAAATGCTTTGAGGACGCGGGAAAATCGCAAGTAGCCCATAGATTGAAAGAATCACAATAAAAAAAACTAATATTTTTTTTCGTCTGGTCAAAAGAGATACCTCACATAAATTTATTTTTAAGTATATTATATCATATCAGGTAAAAATAATGTATTATAGTAAATTCATTCTTTTTAATCTGATTTATTGGGTTGATTAAATATTTAGAGTATAATAGAATTGAAATTCAAAAAAAATTAAGAAATGAGTTGAAACAATGTTTGAAGAATTAGGAGAATTTACTGGTGGTTTGATTATCTTTTTTTATTTACTTACTGTTCTAAACTATGTTTTAAAATTTATTACGAAAAAATTTGGAAAGACTTTGAGGAAAGCTCCTAAATTTTACAAAATATATATTGAAATGATGAAATTCATTTTCAAGAATCATCGATTATTTGGCTTAATTACCATTTTATTGGTTTTGACTCATTTTGTGATTCAATTTATAGATAAAGGGATAAGCGTTACAGGGCTGATTGCGGCATCGTGTATGTTTTTAGAGGCAATTCTTGGATCATTTGGTGCATTTACGAAACCTAAAAAGAAAATTTGGTTATATATTCATAGAGGATTGGCGATAATAATTTTTATTGCAATAGTAATCCATCTTTAAGAATGACTATTTTAAAGGAGATATAAATGGAACACAATGTTAAAAAAGTATTTGTTGCAGGAGGAACTGGGTTTTTAGGATATTACTCTTGCCTTCAATTTTTAGAAAGAAATATATTGGTTGATACGATTGCACTTCCTAATGAAATTGATTTAGAAGGCTGGTTTCCAAAATCAATAGGACTAAATTTTGGAAATATGTTTGAAATGAGTAGGGAAGACTTAGTAAAATTATTTTCAAAAAAAGACTATGATACATTTGTTTATGCATTAGGACCAGATGACAGATTTGTTCCAATGAAACCAGCATACACTTTTTTTCATGAAAAACTAGTGATTCAAGCCAAAAAAATTTGCCAAGCTGCAAAAGATGCTAAAATAAAAAGATGTATTATCATGAATTCCTATTTTTCACACTTTGATAGAGTATATCATGGAAAATTATCTAAAAATCATCCATACATTATGGCAAGAAGACAACAAGAACAAGAACTCATTGCTTTGGGTGAACCAAATGTATTTGATGTTATGATTTTAGAACTACCATACATTTTTGGAACAATGCCTTCACGAAAACCACTTTGGCGTGAATTTTTCCTTTCTTATTTTGAAAAATACAAAACCATTTATTTCCCTTGGGGGGGAGGAACTACCGTTATAGATGTAAAAGATGTAGCAAAAGCAGTTGTTGCAGCTGCTTTTAATGGACATCATGGAGGAATTTATTTAATTGGAGATAAAAATCTAACCTTTAAAGAATTAATCTCATTAATGATTGAGGCTTCAAGTTCCAAAAAACGATATAGAAGTGTACCGCCCATTATTGCCGCATTTGGTGCAAAAAAGATTGATAAATTGTCATACTTACAAGGAAAAGAAAGTGGATTAAACCACTTTAAGTTGATGCTTCAAATACAAAATAAAAAATTCTATTGTAATCCTATGCAATACAAAAAGGAATTAGGTTATGATGAATTACATTTCAAAGAAGAAAACGATGTAATAAATTCTATTATGGAAACAATTAAAGCTTGTTACGAATGAGAAAATAGGAAATTAGATATAAAACATAAAAAAAGATAATGAAGTTAAAGTTCATTATCTTTTTTTTACTTAAGATAAGATAAAAAGATTAATTACCTGAATCAAAATCAATAGAAATGCTTGCTATGGTATTTCCTATTGAATTGATATGAATCGTAAAATTAAATAACTCTAATGTGGAGTACCAATCAAAGCTTGGATAAGATGAGGATACAAAACTAGAAGAGGCTTGATACAAATCACTATTTTCTGCATAACCATCAGTGAAAATGTCGTTATCCATGTCCGCTTCAATGATTTCAATTAATTTGTGATTAGTATCGGTATTATTATAATTAAAGATTGAATAATAGGAAGAGGAGTCATCATAGCCTTGATCAATCTCAGCGCTGATATGATAAATAATAATTCCGGAAGTAGAAAAAATGTCATATTTGTCTAATTCATTCAATCCAGTGGGGGTGTAATAACTTATAAGTAAATATTCATCAAAAATAGTATTATTCCATTCATCTATTAACAAGATGACTTCGCCATCTTCTAAAAATGGAGCGATATCGACTGTCATAGATTCGGTGACCACAAGAGGTGTAATCCAACCTAAAAGTATTTTTGAGAAAGGATTGTGATCTCCTACGGTATTATCCATCATGTCAGCTCCGCCTAATCCACCACTATTATAATAATCAGAAGAATCATAATCGTAGTAATCATCAAGGCCTAACATATGGCCTGTTTCATGTATAATGGTTCTAGCATTAAGGTTTTCATTTCCTTCTAAAAAGAAATCTGTACCTGCCCATGCAAAATAAT
This is a stretch of genomic DNA from Bacillota bacterium. It encodes these proteins:
- a CDS encoding NAD-dependent epimerase/dehydratase family protein; amino-acid sequence: MEHNVKKVFVAGGTGFLGYYSCLQFLERNILVDTIALPNEIDLEGWFPKSIGLNFGNMFEMSREDLVKLFSKKDYDTFVYALGPDDRFVPMKPAYTFFHEKLVIQAKKICQAAKDAKIKRCIIMNSYFSHFDRVYHGKLSKNHPYIMARRQQEQELIALGEPNVFDVMILELPYIFGTMPSRKPLWREFFLSYFEKYKTIYFPWGGGTTVIDVKDVAKAVVAAAFNGHHGGIYLIGDKNLTFKELISLMIEASSSKKRYRSVPPIIAAFGAKKIDKLSYLQGKESGLNHFKLMLQIQNKKFYCNPMQYKKELGYDELHFKEENDVINSIMETIKACYE